The Solanum lycopersicum chromosome 6, SLM_r2.1 genome has a window encoding:
- the LOC101268765 gene encoding probable polygalacturonase, producing MKGLAVLILLLVLSHIIVHTDAQFDGECKFNKPLEPRPHSASVLDFGAVGDGETLNTLAFQNAIFYLKSFADKGGAQLYVPAGRWLTGSIKLTSHLTLFLEKEAIILGSKDYAHWDIVEALPSYGGGIEAQGGRYRSLIFGDNLTDVVITGNNGTVDGQGSIWWEQFTAHSLNYTRPHLVEFVSSKDVVVSNLTFLNAPAWNIHPVYCSNVVVQNISVHSPANSPYTYGVVPDSSEHVCIETSNISMGHDAVVLKSGWDEYGISYGKPTSNVHVRGVRLQSFAGAGMAFGSEMSGGISNVLIEHVYLYDSLLGIELKTARGRGGYIKDILVTDVVMANVQVGIEATGHYDSHPDEKFDPSALPVVSGITFEDIVGTNVSIAGNFTGLSESPFTSICLSNITFSISYNPFTSWLCSDVSGFSQNVSPEPCPELESSFSSTTSTCFTLLHHPYSQVAVL from the exons ATGAAGGGTCTA GCAGTGCTAATTTTGTTGTTGGTGTTAAGTCATATTATTGTACATACTGATGCTCAATTTGACGGAGAATGCAAATTCAACAAGCCTCTGGAACCCAGACCTCACAGTGCGTCAGTGTTGGACTTTGGGGCTGTCGGTGATGGGGAGACTCTAAATACTCTGGCTTTCCAGAATGCCATTTTCTATCTCAAGTCCTTTGCTGACAAAGGTGGAGCACAGCTCTATGTTCCAGCTGGAAGGTGGCTGACCGGAAGCATAAAGCTTACCAGTCACCTCACACTCTTCCTTGAAAAAGAAGCCATTATTCTGGGATCAAAG GATTATGCTCATTGGGATATAGTCGAAGCTTTACCCTCTTATGGTGGAGGTATTGAGGCACAAGGTGGAAGATATCGCAGCTTGATTTTTGGAGATAATTTAACTGATGTTGTGATAACAG GTAATAATGGAACTGTTGATGGTCAGGGTTCTATATGGTGGGAGCAGTTCACTGCCCATTCTTTAAATTATACTCGACCACACCTAGTAGAATTTGTTAGCTCCAAAGATGTTGTCGTCTCAAACTTGACCTTCCTGAATGCTCCAGCCTGGAATATTCACCCGGTGTATTGCAG TAATGTTGTGGTTCAGAACATATCGGTTCATTCTCCAGCTAACTCCCCATATACCTATGGCGTAGTCCCAG ATTCTTCCGAGCATGTGTGCATTGAGACCAGCAATATTAGCATGGGCCATGATGCTGTTGTTCTCAAAAGTGGTTGGGACGAGTACGGGATTTCCTATGGCAAACCTACTTCGAATGTCCATGTTCGAGGGGTTAGGCTGCAGTCTTTTGCAGGTGCTGGAATGGCTTTTGGCAGTGAGATGTCTGGTGGTATCTCCAATGTGCTGATAGAGCATGTTTACTTGTATGACTCCCTTTTGGGGATTGAGCTGAAGACTGCAAGAGGGAGAGGTGGTTATATCAAAGATATTCTTGTTACGGATGTGGTTATGGCAAATGTGCAAGTGGGAATTGAGGCCACAGGTCATTATGATTCTCATCCAGACGAGAAATTTGATCCGTCTGCACTTCCAGTTGTTAGTGGTATCACCTTTGAGGACATTGTTGGCACAAATGTTTCTATAGCAGGCAATTTCACTGGATTATCAGAATCTCCCTTTACTTCAATATGTCTGTCAAACATCACTTTTTCCATATCTTACAACCCTTTTACATCATGGCTATGCTCTGATGTATCCGGTTTTTCTCAAAATGTGTCTCCTGAACCATGTCCTGAGCTTGAGAGCTCATTTTCTAGTACTACTTCAACTTGCTTCACCCTCTTACACCACCCTTACAGTCAAGTTGCAGTTTTGTAA
- the LOC101249732 gene encoding pentatricopeptide repeat-containing protein At1g74630-like, translated as MNRAEKLCLSLLSYCKTLGNLNQIHAFVYKSGLETNPLIAGKLLILGALQISDAIDYARRLLIHYPNSDVFMYNTLIRGESESDSPKNSVSTFIYMLRQSYSPPDSFSFAFVLKAAANLRCLTTGFQLHCQAMTRGLDTHLFVGTTIISMYAECGFVEFAWKVFVQIPQPNVVAWNAILTAYLRGSDVSGADKVFGLMPFRNLTTWNVMLAGYTKAGELERAERLFLQMPSRDDISWSTMIVGFSHNGCFDEAIRVFRELVGSESKPNEVSLTGALSACAQAGAFKFGMVLHAYIEKVGLVWITSVNNALLDTYSKCGNVLMARLVFERMLGKKTIVSWTSMIAGFATQGYGEEVIKYFHEMEESGTRPDGVTFISVLYACSHAGLVEQGHELFSKMTEIYDIEPTIEHYGCMVDLYGRAGQLHKAYDFVVQMPVPPNAVIWRTLLGACSFFGDIEMAEQVKERLSELDPDNSGDHVLLSNIYAFVGKWKDVAMERRSMTEKKLKKIPGWSTIEIEDLFSWSHDT; from the coding sequence atgaaCAGGGCAGAAAAGCTGTGTCTTTCTTTGTTAAGCTACTGCAAAACACTTGGAAACCTCAACCAAATCCACGCCTTCGTTTACAAATCCGGCCTTGAGACCAACCCACTAATCGCCGGAAAACTCCTAATACTTGGTGCCCTGCAAATTTCTGATGCTATTGATTACGCTCGCCGTTTGCTCATACACTATCCAAACTCAGATGTGTTCATGTACAACACCCTCATCCGAGGTGAATCCGAGTCAGACTCACCCAAGAATTCAGTCAGCACATTCATTTACATGCTGCGACAATCATATTCTCCTCCTGATAGTTTCTCCTTTGCTTTTGTACTCAAAGCAGCAGCTAATTTACGGTGTTTAACAACTGGGTTTCAGCTGCATTGTCAAGCTATGACTCGTGGGCTTGACACCCATCTCTTTGTTGGGACTACAATTATTAGTATGTATGCGGAATGTGGGTTTGTTGAGTTTGCTTGGAAGGTGTTTGTTCAAATACCTCAACCAAATGTTGTGGCGTGGAATGCAATACTTACAGCGTATCTTCGAGGGAGTGATGTAAGTGGTGCAGATAAAGTGTTTGGTTTAATGCCGTTTAGGAATTTGACTACTTGGAATGTGATGCTGGCAGGGTATACTAAAGCAGGGGAGCTTGAACGTGCAGAGAGGTTGTTCTTGCAGATGCCAAGTAGAGATGATATTTCTTGGAGTACTATGATTGTTGGATTTTCTCATAATGGTTGCTTTGATGAGGCGATTCGGGTATTCAGGGAATTGGTTGGGAGTGAAAGTAAACCCAATGAAGTGAGCTTGACGGGTGCTTTATCTGCGTGTGCTCAAGCTGGGGCGTTTAAGTTTGGGATGGTATTACATGCATATATAGAGAAAGTGGGGTTGGTTTGGATAACTTCTGTGAACAATGCACTCTTGGATACCTACTCCAAGTGTGGAAATGTGTTGATGGCTCGTCTTGTCTTTGAGAGAATGCTTGGGAAGAAAACCATCGTTTCTTGGACTTCTATGATCGCAGGGTTTGCAACGCAAGGATATGGTGAAGaggtgataaaatattttcatgagaTGGAAGAATCTGGGACCAGACCTGATGGGGTCACTTTTATTTCAGTACTTTATGCATGTAGTCATGCTGGtttagttgaacaaggtcatgAGCTATTCAGTAAAATGACAGAAATTTATGACATTGAACCAACTATTGAGCATTATGGTTGTATGGTTGATTTGTATGGTAGGGCTGGTCAGCTTCATAAGGCATATGATTTTGTGGTTCAAATGCCAGTTCCACCCAATGCAGTTATCTGGCGAACACTTCTTGGGGCTTGCAGTTTTTTTGGTGACATTGAAATGGCTGAGCAAGTCAAGGAAAGACTCTCTGAGCTGGATCCAGACAATTCTGGTGACCATGTTTTGCTGTCCAACATTTATGCATTTGTAGGGAAATGGAAGGATGTTGCCATGGAGAGGAGATCAATGACtgagaaaaaattgaagaaaataccAGGTTGGAGCACGATTGAAATAGAGGACCTTTTTAGCTGGTCTCATGATACCTAA
- the LOC138349073 gene encoding uncharacterized protein has product MGDTSTDVNASNSLKRPDFNSPFYLHPSENAASTLLPVVFDGTSYRSWRRAVLRALSVKNKTGFINGKIVKPSFTDPSFMQWERCDDMVTFWILNSLSPELRDSLQYVNNAKELWEELEDRYDQTNGCKLYQLQKEINDLVQGTLEITGYYTKMKKLWEEMSAIDVNSQCSCVCTCGGKVKLYKAEQDRRLIHFLMGLNEMYTAMRGNILMMSTLPTMAQAFAILSQEERQREMKPLNHMALESTSLNASMLSQNNSTNSNSYRGSTSRGNGSYNNTGSFNNNNTGNFNNTNAYRGNSNAGNRSNMFCEYCKRTGHVKDRCYKIHGYPTNTRNPRGRGKGSAANVHTFEGDGNKCEENFEQGKQMPVNLSKSQYEQLLNLLGNLHGGNESEYSNNVSSGAASVAGILACHSSISKIGDMSCKCERLTAGSWIIDSGASHHMTYTKHNLTNLKPLPYPFLITLPNGYKVKVTEIGDVCLNSTLTLYKGPSLKSPLALGKATNGYKVLNLATKIIHVSRDVLFYETVLPFVITPAGSSFDSILQCFVHYSDKLPCMSSKTNTFIDDEMLNHHTLDEVTCDQVPIPENTPINESTTPPTELNIPVTAPTGPNVSALTPRRTTRSCHPPSYLKDYNYSLPKLHSSSPINNIADSQHSLTSFTNHPNHVCFSTLCSESQQLIHNVSHDIEPTSYEEASLNPAWQAAMKQEFDALHTNNTWELVKMPQEKNVIGCKWVYKIKHKADGSIERFKARLVVKGYTQQAGIDYNETFSLVVKMTTVRTLISLAVKKGWNLYQLDVNNAFLHGDLNEEVYMTLPPGLVVDSSDMVCKLKKSLYGLKQANSDYSLFYKKNGHSLVFVAVYVDDIILTGTDMKEIESLKFFLHEKFRIKDLGRLHYFLGLEILYR; this is encoded by the exons ATGGGTGATACTTCAACTGATGTGAATGCCAGTAACTCCTTAAAACGACCAGACTTTAATAGTCCCTTCTACCTACATCCATCTGAAAATGCTGCTTCTACCTTGCTTCCTGTAGTGTTTGATGGAACTAGTTACAGATCATGGAGACGAGCAGTTCTTAGAGCATTGTCTGTTAAGAACAAAACTGGATTCATCAATGGCAAGATCGTGAAACCAAGCTTTACAGATCCATCATTCATGCAGTGGGAGAGATGTGATGATATGGTGACATTTTGGATTCTAAATTCCCTCTCCCCAGAGCTGCGAGATAGCCTACAATATGTTAACAATGCTAAGGAATTGTGGGAGGAATTGGAAGATAGATATGATCAAACTAATGGATGCAAACTATATCAATTGCAGAAGGAAATAAATGATTTGGTGCAAGGCACTCTAGAAATTACTGGTTACTAtactaaaatgaagaaattatggGAGGAAATGAGTGCAATTGATGTCAATTCACAGTGTAGTTGTGTGTGTACTTGTGGAGGAAAGGTAAAATTGTATAAGGCTGAGCAGGACAGAAGACTTATACACTTCTTGATGGGTCTAAATGAGATGTATACTGCTATGCGAGGGAACATCCTCATGATGTCTACTTTGCCTACAATGGCACAGGCATTTGCTATCCTGTCACAGGAAGAAAGGCAGAGAGAAATGAAGCCTCTAAATCATATGGCCTTGGAGTCCACTTCACTTAATGCTTCTATGTTATCtcaaaataattcaacaaaCTCTAATTCTTATAGAGGAAGCACAAGTAGGGGAAATGGAAGCTACAACAACACTGGCAGCTTCAACAATAACAATACTGGAAATTTCAACAACACTAATGCCTATAGGGGAAACTCTAATGCTGGTAATAGATCAAATATGTTTTGTGAATACTGCAAACGAACTGGACATGTCAAAGATAGGTGCTACAAAATTCATGGTTATCCAACCAACACAAGAAATCCAAGAGGAAGAGGCAAAGGATCTGCAGCAAATGTACATACCTTTGAGGGTGATGGGAACAAGTGTGAAGAGAATTTTGAGCAGGGAAAACAAATGCCAGTGAATCTGTCAAAGAGTCAATATGAACAATTACTCAATCTACTTGGAAATCTGCATGGTGGAAATGAATCTGAATATTCAAACAATGTGTCAAGTGGAGCTGCAAGCGTAGCAGGTATACTTGCTTGTCATTCTTCTATCAGTAAGATAGGTGATATGTCATGTAAATGTGAAAGATTAACTGCTGGATCTTGGATCATTGATTCAGGGGCATCTCACCATATGACCTACACAAAACACAATCTCACAAACCTTAAACCTCTACCTTATCCCTTCTTAATCACCTTACCAAATGGATACAAGGTTAAAGTGACTGAAATTGGTGATGTGTGTTTGAATTCAACATTAACTCTGTATAAA GGCCCTTCTCTGAAGAGCCCTCTGGCACTTGGTAAGGCAACAAAtg GGTACAAGGTCTTAAACTTGGCTACCAAGATAATTCATGTGTCTAGAGATGTTCTTTTCTATGAAACTGTTCTTCCTTTTGTCATTACTCCTGCTGGTTCTAGTTTTGACTCTATACTGCAATGTTTTGTTCATTATTCTGATAAGTTGCCTTGTATGTCTAGTAAAACAAatactttcattgatgatgaGATGTTGAATCACCACACACTGGATGAAGTCACTTGTGATCAAGTTCCCATACCTGAAAATACACCTATAAATGAATCCACAACACCTCCTACTGAACTAAATATACCTGTCACAGCACCAACTGGACCAAATGTATCTGCCCTTACACCTAGAAGGACAACTAGATCCTGTCATCCTCCAAGCTACTTAAAAGACTACAACTATTCATTACCTAAGCTACATTCTTCTTCACCTATAAATAATATTGCTGATTCTCAACATTCACTCACATCTTTCACAAATCATCCTAATCATGTATGCTTCTCTACATTATGTTCTGAGAGTCAGCAGTTGATCCATAATGTTTCACATGATATTGAACCCACATCTTATGAAGAAGCAAGCTTGAATCCAGCCTGGCAAGCAGCAATGAAACAAGAATTTGATGCATTGCATACTAATAATACTTGGGAGCTGGTTAAGATGCCACAAGAAAAGAATGTTATTGGATGTAAATGGGTGTATAAGATTAAACATAAGGCAGATGGGAGCATAGAAAGGTTCAAAGCTAGACTGGTGGTAAAAGGATACACTCAACAAGCTGGGATAGACTACAATGAAACCTTCTCACTTGTGGTAAAAATGACTACAGTTAGAACACTAATTTCATTGGCAGTAAAGAAGGGCTGGAATTTGTACCAATTGGATGTCAATAATGCCTTCCTACATGGTGATTTGAATGAAGAGGTGTACATGACATTACCTCCAGGGCTGGTAGTGGACAGTAGTGATATGGTCTGCAaattgaagaagtccttatatggtcTGAAACAAGCCA ACAGTGATTACTCACTGTTTTACAAGAAAAATGGTCACTCTTTGGTGTTTGTGGctgtatatgttgatgacattatcTTAACTGGTACTGATATGAAGGAGATTGAATCTttgaagttcttcttgcatgAGAAATTCAGAATAAAAGATTTAGGAAGACTGCATTACTTTCTTGGATTAGAGATATTGTATAGGTAG